One Nocardia iowensis DNA window includes the following coding sequences:
- a CDS encoding TetR/AcrR family transcriptional regulator, translating into MSVEERRAHLIEAAIGLAEKKGVAGVTTRDVAQAAGVSLGVVHYCFENKDALMTELVKALSMELRDSVDANETVWQDVGSGKEALQKLIRAGLELMWLNIEATPERQLLTYETTTYALREGEQTPAKLAIAREQYNFNDSTVADILEHARDATANQWSVPLTSLSRFTLNVIDGVVLRWLVDNDSESVRAQLDLLSQMIAEYAA; encoded by the coding sequence TTGAGCGTCGAAGAAAGACGGGCCCACCTTATCGAGGCCGCGATCGGTCTTGCCGAAAAAAAGGGCGTAGCGGGCGTGACCACGCGCGATGTCGCCCAAGCGGCGGGCGTCTCGCTTGGTGTGGTGCATTACTGTTTCGAAAACAAGGACGCGCTGATGACCGAGCTGGTCAAGGCGTTGTCGATGGAATTACGCGATTCCGTCGACGCCAATGAAACGGTATGGCAAGACGTCGGAAGTGGAAAAGAAGCACTTCAAAAATTGATCCGCGCCGGGCTGGAACTGATGTGGCTCAACATAGAAGCCACTCCGGAACGCCAACTGCTCACTTACGAAACCACCACTTACGCGTTGCGCGAGGGTGAGCAAACTCCGGCGAAACTCGCGATCGCCCGCGAGCAGTACAACTTCAACGACTCCACCGTCGCCGACATCCTGGAACACGCGCGCGACGCGACCGCGAACCAGTGGTCGGTCCCGCTGACATCACTGAGCCGGTTCACCCTCAATGTGATCGACGGGGTCGTGCTGCGCTGGCTGGTGGACAACGACAGCGAAAGCGTGCGCGCACAGCTGGATCTGCTCAGCCAGATGATCGCGGAATACGCGGCTTGA
- a CDS encoding neutral/alkaline ceramidase, with the protein MSVSRRTVLTRTVVGSATLAAAAAVPAMSGARAAAAPGSGGYEIGVGLSDITGPAAECGMMGYSQLEQQTAGIHLRPRARAFIIGSAGQRIVFVVAENGMIFQSVHRGVLAELARRFGDRYTEQNVLLTSTHSHATCGGSSNDYAYNLSILGFQQQVYDAEVDGIVEAIAAAHADLGPGSLALGRGELHNASVNRSRVAWELNPVADKQHFPEAIDPAVTVLSLVKGGRQVGAITWFATHNTSMTNENRLISADNKGYASFSYEHIEHGVRYLDGAPDFVAAFAQTNAGDMSPNLNLRPGSGPTEDEFENTRIIGERQYWASKAALAQARSMGGPVDAMLCYVDLADVAVDGRFTPDGQPRHTAPAAAGVSLIAGSIEDGPGVPGVPIPEGVRNPFLQALGDPAAPAPAWLADAQAPKAIAAPLGLLPPVAWVPNVLPIQLVRIGELYLAAAGGEFTITSGLRVRRAVADALGVPLEQVLMQGYANAYHEYVTTPEEYDSQQYEGASTLFGRYTLCAYQQEFTRLATAFAARQLVPRGPAPRDVSNLQPNFQPGAGPDATPPGRDFGDVLTQPAAAYPLGAQVAAEFVSAHPKHNTRRNSTFLEVQRQNAAGAWVRVANEGEWAVKFYWSKRGTAESVARFTWHIPADATPGRYRFQHYADSLRPDGALHPFTGTTNDFEVR; encoded by the coding sequence ATGTCGGTGTCGCGCAGAACCGTTCTTACCCGAACCGTTGTCGGTTCGGCGACGCTGGCCGCCGCGGCCGCGGTGCCCGCGATGTCCGGCGCGCGGGCGGCGGCCGCTCCCGGTTCCGGTGGCTACGAGATCGGTGTCGGGCTTTCCGACATCACCGGCCCGGCCGCCGAATGCGGAATGATGGGCTATTCCCAGCTCGAACAGCAGACCGCCGGCATCCACCTGCGCCCGCGGGCCAGGGCTTTCATCATCGGCAGCGCCGGGCAGCGCATCGTGTTCGTGGTGGCGGAGAACGGCATGATTTTCCAGTCCGTCCACCGCGGCGTCCTCGCCGAGTTGGCCCGCCGGTTCGGCGATCGGTACACCGAGCAGAACGTGCTGCTCACCTCGACGCACTCGCACGCGACCTGCGGCGGTTCCAGCAACGATTACGCATACAACCTGTCCATCTTGGGTTTTCAGCAGCAGGTGTACGACGCGGAGGTGGACGGCATCGTCGAGGCCATCGCGGCGGCCCACGCCGACCTCGGCCCCGGTTCGCTCGCGCTGGGTCGCGGTGAGCTGCACAACGCGAGCGTCAACCGGTCGCGGGTCGCCTGGGAGCTCAATCCGGTTGCGGACAAACAACACTTTCCCGAGGCCATCGACCCGGCGGTGACGGTCCTTTCGCTTGTCAAGGGTGGTCGGCAGGTCGGCGCCATCACCTGGTTCGCCACCCACAACACCTCGATGACCAACGAGAACCGGCTGATAAGCGCGGACAACAAGGGTTACGCGTCGTTCTCCTACGAGCACATCGAACACGGGGTCCGTTACCTCGACGGCGCACCGGATTTCGTCGCCGCCTTCGCGCAGACCAACGCGGGCGACATGTCCCCGAACCTGAACCTGCGGCCCGGCTCCGGCCCCACCGAGGACGAGTTCGAGAACACCCGCATCATCGGCGAGCGCCAGTACTGGGCGTCGAAAGCCGCGCTGGCCCAGGCCCGGTCGATGGGCGGGCCGGTCGACGCGATGCTCTGTTATGTCGACCTGGCCGACGTCGCCGTGGACGGCCGGTTCACCCCTGACGGGCAGCCGAGGCACACCGCACCCGCCGCCGCGGGCGTCTCACTCATCGCGGGCAGCATCGAGGACGGACCCGGCGTGCCCGGTGTGCCCATCCCGGAGGGGGTGCGCAACCCGTTCCTCCAGGCGCTGGGCGACCCCGCGGCGCCAGCGCCCGCCTGGCTCGCTGATGCCCAGGCGCCCAAGGCCATTGCCGCGCCGCTCGGCCTGCTCCCGCCGGTGGCGTGGGTGCCGAATGTGCTGCCGATTCAGCTGGTTCGGATCGGCGAGCTCTACCTGGCCGCGGCAGGCGGGGAGTTCACCATCACCTCCGGGCTGCGCGTGCGCCGTGCCGTCGCGGACGCGCTCGGCGTGCCGCTGGAGCAGGTGCTCATGCAGGGTTACGCGAACGCCTACCACGAATACGTCACCACCCCTGAGGAATACGATTCGCAGCAGTACGAGGGCGCCTCGACCCTGTTCGGCCGCTACACGCTCTGCGCCTACCAGCAGGAATTCACCCGGCTGGCAACGGCATTCGCCGCGCGCCAACTCGTCCCGCGCGGCCCGGCCCCGCGCGACGTGTCCAACCTGCAGCCGAACTTCCAGCCGGGAGCGGGCCCGGACGCCACCCCGCCCGGTCGCGACTTCGGCGATGTCCTCACCCAACCTGCGGCCGCCTACCCGCTCGGTGCGCAGGTCGCCGCCGAATTCGTTTCCGCCCACCCGAAACACAACACCCGCCGCAACAGCACCTTCCTGGAGGTGCAGCGGCAGAACGCCGCGGGGGCGTGGGTGCGGGTGGCCAACGAGGGCGAGTGGGCGGTGAAGTTCTACTGGAGCAAGCGTGGCACCGCCGAATCCGTTGCGCGGTTCACCTGGCACATCCCCGCCGACGCCACGCCGGGCCGGTATCGGTTCCAGCACTACGCCGACAGCCTGCGCCCCGACGGCGCGTTGCACCCGTTCACCGGAACTACCAACGACTTCGAGGTGCGCTGA
- a CDS encoding DUF2530 domain-containing protein has translation MTQKVPQIPPRLTDPRPVLAVGSALWLLATVVVLATGDRWASVLPVCLMGMVVGVLALGIFLIQRRGARRGDKGAQTGL, from the coding sequence GTGACTCAGAAAGTGCCGCAGATCCCGCCGCGGCTGACCGATCCGCGCCCGGTGCTCGCGGTCGGCAGCGCGCTGTGGTTGCTCGCCACCGTGGTCGTCCTGGCCACCGGCGATCGGTGGGCATCAGTGCTGCCGGTTTGCCTGATGGGGATGGTGGTCGGCGTGCTGGCCCTCGGAATTTTTCTGATCCAGCGGCGCGGCGCGCGCCGGGGCGACAAGGGGGCGCAGACGGGGCTGTGA
- a CDS encoding MarR family winged helix-turn-helix transcriptional regulator, whose protein sequence is MTTPSDVRALAGELSLAVVRLTRHLRGRRADAQISLTQLSALATLSRDGAMTPGALAAKERVQPPSMTRVIASLTDLGLVERKPHPTDGRQIIVSLSDAGCALIADETNAREAWMTEQLSNLTEEQIAVLTRAVGIMKQIVAESE, encoded by the coding sequence GTGACAACGCCATCCGATGTCCGAGCCCTCGCTGGTGAGCTCTCACTGGCGGTGGTTCGACTGACGCGTCATCTGCGCGGTCGCCGTGCCGACGCCCAGATTTCGCTGACCCAGCTCTCCGCCCTCGCGACCCTGTCTCGCGACGGCGCGATGACCCCCGGGGCGCTTGCCGCCAAGGAACGCGTCCAGCCGCCGTCGATGACCCGGGTCATCGCCTCGCTAACCGATCTGGGATTGGTCGAGCGCAAACCGCATCCCACCGACGGGCGCCAGATCATCGTCTCGCTGTCCGACGCGGGTTGCGCGCTTATCGCCGACGAAACCAATGCTCGCGAAGCCTGGATGACCGAACAGCTCTCCAACCTCACCGAGGAGCAGATCGCCGTGCTCACCCGCGCGGTCGGCATCATGAAGCAGATCGTCGCCGAATCCGAGTGA
- a CDS encoding YccF domain-containing protein: MKPIQLVLNILWLVFVGFWMALGYILAGIICCILIITIPWGIASFRIAAYALWPFGRTTVEKPGAGTGSLIGNIIWVVVAGWWLALGHLLTSIPLFISIIGIPFGWANLKLIPLSLFPLGRDIVDSDQPFGAR; encoded by the coding sequence ATGAAGCCGATTCAGCTCGTCCTCAACATCCTCTGGCTGGTGTTCGTCGGGTTCTGGATGGCACTGGGTTACATCCTGGCCGGAATCATCTGCTGCATCCTGATCATCACCATCCCGTGGGGGATCGCGTCGTTCCGGATCGCGGCGTACGCGCTGTGGCCGTTCGGCCGGACCACGGTGGAGAAGCCGGGCGCGGGCACGGGGTCGCTGATCGGCAACATCATCTGGGTCGTCGTCGCGGGCTGGTGGCTCGCGCTCGGACACCTGCTGACCAGCATTCCGCTGTTCATCTCGATCATCGGAATCCCGTTCGGCTGGGCCAATTTGAAGCTCATCCCGCTCTCGCTGTTCCCGCTCGGCCGCGACATCGTCGACAGCGACCAGCCGTTCGGGGCGCGCTAG